The following proteins are co-located in the Candidatus Accumulibacter cognatus genome:
- a CDS encoding DUF433 domain-containing protein, with protein MKTFDRITRDPAMLGGQPTVRGMRLTVRRVVEAVALYPNRDDLFAEYPELEPEDVRQALEFAAQNLDDRVIALELA; from the coding sequence ATGAAGACGTTCGATCGCATCACCAGGGATCCCGCGATGTTGGGTGGCCAGCCGACGGTGCGCGGCATGCGGCTCACGGTCAGGCGGGTAGTGGAAGCCGTAGCGCTATACCCAAATCGGGACGACCTGTTTGCCGAATATCCGGAACTCGAACCGGAAGACGTCCGTCAGGCGCTGGAGTTCGCCGCGCAGAACCTCGATGACCGGGTGATCGCTTTGGAGCTGGCTTGA
- a CDS encoding BrnT family toxin, translated as MDIEFDPSKARSNLARHQVSFAHAEQALRDPMAITIEDPDAEGEQRFVTLGKDALGRVMVVVHLPRESRIRLISARKASKGEAEQYHA; from the coding sequence ATGGACATCGAATTCGACCCATCCAAGGCCAGGTCCAACCTGGCCAGGCACCAGGTCAGCTTCGCCCATGCCGAACAGGCCCTCCGTGACCCGATGGCTATCACCATCGAGGATCCTGACGCAGAGGGAGAACAGCGCTTCGTCACGCTGGGCAAGGACGCACTCGGACGGGTCATGGTCGTCGTCCATTTACCGCGCGAGAGCCGAATCCGGTTGATCTCTGCGCGCAAGGCCAGCAAAGGGGAAGCGGAGCAATACCATGCGTAA
- a CDS encoding type II toxin-antitoxin system VapC family toxin, producing the protein MKRYLLDTHLIYWWMTADARVGQTTQSVIEQSEIVVSVASVWEMALKNAKGKLPLPPGSITEALEAQGFLLLPILPRHIEAVRILACAHADPFDRLLIAQAQDERLTLLTRDAAILGLGLDGVASG; encoded by the coding sequence ATGAAGCGCTACCTGCTCGACACCCACCTGATCTACTGGTGGATGACAGCAGACGCGCGCGTGGGGCAAACGACGCAAAGCGTCATCGAACAGTCGGAGATCGTTGTCAGCGTCGCCAGCGTCTGGGAAATGGCCCTGAAAAATGCCAAAGGCAAACTCCCGCTGCCACCGGGCTCGATCACGGAAGCACTCGAAGCACAGGGTTTTCTCCTGCTGCCGATCCTGCCGCGCCACATCGAAGCCGTGCGCATTCTCGCTTGCGCACACGCCGACCCATTTGATCGCCTTCTCATCGCCCAGGCACAGGATGAGCGATTGACTTTGCTGACACGCGATGCGGCCATACTGGGGTTGGGGCTTGATGGCGTCGCCAGTGGATGA
- a CDS encoding type II toxin-antitoxin system prevent-host-death family antitoxin produces MQYNMLEAKSQLSKLVQAALAGEDVIIANKGVPVVRLVKVGAQQRARRPGAWAGLPRAKADWDTPETNAAIADALTSDQSP; encoded by the coding sequence ATGCAATACAACATGCTCGAAGCCAAGAGCCAACTGTCCAAACTGGTGCAGGCCGCGCTGGCGGGTGAGGATGTGATCATCGCCAACAAAGGCGTTCCCGTCGTCAGGCTGGTCAAGGTCGGCGCGCAGCAACGCGCACGCCGGCCCGGTGCCTGGGCCGGTTTGCCAAGAGCCAAAGCGGATTGGGACACGCCGGAGACCAATGCAGCCATTGCCGACGCACTCACCAGTGACCAATCACCATGA
- a CDS encoding caspase family protein gives MNLNIPRSPDPDTVGGAARRLWLKQAGALAGVSMLPLSLARAATPSMLNALPRLALVIGNTKYVQAPLKNPANDAKAIADELQRTGFKVSLQLDAGRGQMVEAIGAFSTELAKSRGVGIFYYAGHGAQLAWRNYLIPVDAVIEKLEDMQTKTIELNSLLVGMTRAKNPMNIIMLDACRDNPFGTRLPIEHKGLSQFDAPPGSLLAYATAPGNTAGDGEGNNGLYTENLLREMKVPEAKIEDVLKRVRLAVRRQSAGQQIPWESTSLEDDFYFLPPQHIRDLSEIELERIFDEELAIWEAIKESTDPVPFEDYLRKYPSGKFSELAQFRLDQVLKARGEKAITIKVAKDNPFSKGSARVDTRFKVGESWSYREIDLFTKLELRTFTNRVSEITDTEVRFNGGVLVTDLFGNFIKRPPGWQYTGAQFFIQEYAVGKRWSTRFRAVTPHGFSSDMEFDFRVVGREQITVPAGTFEAFRVEGNGWGRAPRGTVKLQTVYWISADVKRVLASETKRSHTNGKVLNNERLELTAYTQF, from the coding sequence ATGAACCTGAACATTCCCCGGTCACCCGATCCAGATACTGTTGGCGGCGCGGCGCGTCGGCTGTGGCTGAAGCAGGCCGGTGCGCTAGCAGGCGTCTCGATGTTGCCGCTGTCGCTAGCGCGTGCGGCGACACCATCGATGTTGAACGCGCTACCGCGGTTGGCGTTGGTCATTGGCAACACGAAGTACGTTCAAGCGCCGCTGAAGAATCCCGCCAACGACGCCAAAGCGATTGCCGATGAGCTGCAGCGGACCGGCTTCAAGGTCAGCTTGCAGCTCGACGCTGGTCGGGGGCAGATGGTCGAGGCGATCGGCGCGTTCAGCACCGAGCTGGCAAAAAGCAGGGGCGTCGGCATCTTCTACTACGCCGGCCACGGTGCGCAGCTCGCGTGGCGAAACTACCTGATTCCCGTCGACGCCGTGATCGAGAAGCTCGAAGACATGCAGACGAAGACCATTGAGCTGAATTCCCTGCTCGTGGGAATGACTCGGGCGAAGAACCCGATGAACATCATCATGCTCGACGCCTGTCGCGATAACCCGTTCGGCACCCGGCTGCCGATCGAGCACAAGGGCCTCAGCCAGTTTGATGCACCGCCAGGCTCGTTGCTGGCTTATGCAACTGCCCCCGGCAACACCGCTGGCGACGGCGAAGGCAACAACGGGTTGTATACCGAGAACCTGCTACGCGAGATGAAGGTGCCGGAGGCGAAGATCGAAGACGTGCTCAAGCGCGTGCGCCTGGCTGTCCGGCGCCAGTCGGCAGGGCAGCAGATTCCGTGGGAGAGCACATCGCTCGAGGACGATTTCTATTTTTTGCCGCCGCAGCACATCAGGGATCTCTCCGAAATCGAACTGGAGAGAATCTTCGACGAAGAACTCGCAATCTGGGAAGCGATCAAGGAGTCTACAGATCCGGTGCCATTCGAGGATTATCTGCGCAAGTATCCGAGCGGGAAGTTTTCAGAACTGGCGCAGTTCAGGCTCGACCAGGTGCTGAAGGCAAGGGGCGAGAAAGCGATCACGATCAAGGTGGCGAAGGATAACCCGTTCAGCAAGGGAAGTGCGCGTGTCGACACGCGCTTCAAGGTCGGCGAGAGTTGGAGTTACCGCGAGATCGACCTTTTCACGAAGCTCGAACTGCGCACCTTCACCAACCGAGTGAGCGAAATTACCGATACCGAGGTGCGTTTCAATGGTGGCGTATTGGTGACCGACCTGTTCGGCAACTTCATCAAGCGGCCGCCGGGGTGGCAATATACGGGCGCACAGTTTTTCATTCAGGAATACGCAGTCGGCAAACGTTGGTCGACGCGCTTTCGTGCCGTGACGCCCCATGGATTCAGCAGCGACATGGAGTTTGACTTCAGGGTCGTCGGTCGCGAGCAGATCACGGTGCCGGCGGGCACGTTCGAAGCCTTCCGGGTCGAGGGCAACGGCTGGGGCCGTGCGCCCAGAGGCACGGTCAAGCTGCAGACGGTTTATTGGATCTCGGCGGACGTCAAGCGCGTGCTCGCTTCCGAAACGAAGCGGAGCCACACGAACGGCAAGGTACTCAACAATGAGCGTCTCGAACTGACCGCCTACACGCAGTTCTAG
- a CDS encoding twin transmembrane helix small protein: MKILTVLIFLAMAATVVSLALGFYSMERGGEYDRVHSTRYMVMRVGFQGMTLALLVSALYFAGV, translated from the coding sequence ATGAAAATCCTGACCGTCCTGATCTTTCTGGCCATGGCTGCCACGGTGGTATCCCTGGCTCTCGGCTTTTACTCCATGGAGCGCGGCGGAGAATACGACCGCGTTCATAGTACCCGCTATATGGTCATGCGGGTCGGTTTTCAGGGCATGACGCTGGCTCTGCTGGTGAGTGCGCTGTACTTCGCCGGAGTGTAG
- a CDS encoding poly(3-hydroxybutyrate) depolymerase, producing the protein MAVQFQVAHSQLVRGAGIIAGGPYDCAAGSILRALTRCMSPSSWAELPSVAELRAHAEALALAGRIDSLEHLRDDRVWLLSGGKDETVHTAVVERLAAFYAEWLPPAAIRFVKVPEAAHAMISVADREANPCSSMQAPFINRCGNLDAAGEMLAQMLGPLQAAGGSARGELLRFDQRPFVDGQAIDAGLADEAYVYVPQDCRSAVCRVHVAFHGCRQNAEQIGRRFVEGAGYNAWADHNRIIVLYPQTVPRRGLALGSWKWVYNPSGCWDWWGYSGSAYATRDGLQIAAVRAMLKRLAAPRQR; encoded by the coding sequence ATGGCAGTACAGTTCCAGGTCGCGCATTCGCAACTGGTGCGTGGCGCCGGCATCATCGCTGGCGGACCGTATGACTGCGCCGCAGGTTCGATCCTGCGTGCGCTCACCCGCTGCATGTCGCCGTCCTCCTGGGCAGAACTGCCATCAGTCGCCGAACTGCGTGCGCATGCCGAGGCATTGGCGCTCGCCGGACGCATCGATTCCCTCGAACATCTGCGCGATGACCGCGTCTGGCTGCTCTCCGGCGGCAAGGATGAGACCGTGCATACCGCAGTCGTCGAGCGGCTGGCGGCCTTCTACGCCGAGTGGCTGCCGCCGGCAGCGATTCGCTTCGTCAAGGTCCCTGAAGCCGCGCACGCGATGATTTCTGTCGCTGATCGCGAGGCCAATCCCTGCAGCAGCATGCAGGCACCGTTCATCAACCGTTGCGGCAATCTCGACGCCGCCGGCGAAATGCTTGCCCAGATGCTCGGCCCACTGCAAGCGGCGGGCGGATCAGCGCGTGGCGAGCTCCTGAGGTTCGACCAACGGCCTTTTGTCGATGGCCAGGCGATCGATGCGGGACTCGCCGACGAGGCGTACGTCTATGTGCCGCAGGACTGCCGCAGCGCGGTCTGCCGGGTGCATGTCGCCTTTCACGGCTGTCGCCAGAACGCCGAGCAGATCGGGCGACGCTTCGTCGAGGGCGCCGGGTACAATGCCTGGGCTGACCACAACCGCATCATCGTACTCTACCCGCAAACCGTACCGCGCCGCGGCCTCGCCCTCGGGTCCTGGAAATGGGTATACAACCCCTCGGGCTGTTGGGATTGGTGGGGCTATTCCGGCAGCGCTTACGCAACCCGTGACGGCCTGCAGATCGCCGCCGTACGCGCCATGCTCAAACGCCTGGCAGCGCCGCGCCAGCGTTGA
- a CDS encoding HAMP domain-containing protein translates to MRSVVGRMRCAIKVAETVARGDLSRAPHDDGNDELGRLMGALGNMVDSLSNMEASAISRPPQIV, encoded by the coding sequence ATGCGCAGCGTCGTCGGGCGCATGCGGTGCGCCATCAAGGTGGCTGAGACGGTCGCCCGTGGCGATCTGTCAAGAGCTCCGCACGATGACGGCAACGATGAACTCGGCCGCCTGATGGGCGCGCTGGGTAACATGGTCGACAGCCTGAGCAACATGGAGGCCTCGGCGATTTCGAGGCCGCCGCAAATAGTGTAG
- a CDS encoding transposase, whose protein sequence is MIIKSCKLVDRFLQHALPAGFKRIRHYGLLSLAHQKETLASARTVLVVPPPEHAVIESVAASMPPGCIEHARCPHGGIGQWTGPSCHHVTIQTSEPP, encoded by the coding sequence TTGATTATCAAGTCTTGCAAGCTTGTCGACCGTTTTCTGCAACATGCCCTGCCTGCCGGTTTCAAGCGAATCCGTCACTACGGCCTGCTCTCGCTGGCGCACCAGAAAGAGACTCTGGCATCCGCCCGCACGGTACTCGTCGTGCCGCCGCCGGAGCACGCGGTGATCGAGTCCGTCGCCGCGTCCATGCCGCCGGGGTGCATCGAGCATGCGCGCTGCCCACATGGCGGGATCGGTCAGTGGACAGGCCCCTCCTGCCACCATGTGACCATCCAAACCTCCGAGCCTCCTTGA
- a CDS encoding type IV pili methyl-accepting chemotaxis transducer N-terminal domain-containing protein, producing the protein MFKLELGKYRSIVLSIALFLIFDLAVLVLNFVISSQISGDALMVNLAGRQRMLSQRIAKTALQVERRMVEVKPFVNELAELRQASAVFNRTLIAFSQGGTTLSGAGDEVTLARIDDDQVQAILVQASASWSPLVASIGSLSDENLSLEQAEKLARLAETTNLQLLKLMNDLTNRVEQAAASKATTLRMVQVTGISLATINFAVILFHFIGHLRRTDRELERARKETDDILRTTQEGLFLLDPEYNVGSQRSLALSGILGMAVPSGGNFLELLRTGVDSKTLDTAREYLDLLFNHDVKEKLVASVNPLNCVHLLAGQGSGAPEARYLQFSFNRVREGVKVTHLLVTVNDITRRVLLEQELKASEDRARGQLGMLVEIMVVEPAALHQFLRTAVDGLQAINALLRDQADPPGSRNNQVNAIFRQAHRIKGDAAALGMNSLAGTFDQLEDLLSALRERTSVSGEDFLPVVVQIRGLFEQIETIQNAIVRISQVRGITTIEDARPQHDPVVGRLPFVQRWYDFAGQIAARHGNRAEVSYSGIDIGTLPLPLSDTIQTIIHQFLRNAVVHGIEPPAERKAIGKPESGRISIYISQSEDGSIELSFRDDGRGLSVDRIRKAAVAQGRLSAEEAETWDYRRIVGLIFEPGMSSQEVVDTDAGRGAGLDAVRDLVSRFGGHIRIGSTPNEYCHFRIRLTPHPVGKSPLTSGSGGTP; encoded by the coding sequence ATGTTCAAGCTGGAACTGGGAAAGTACCGTAGTATCGTTCTGTCGATCGCGCTGTTCCTGATCTTCGATCTGGCTGTCTTGGTGCTCAATTTCGTGATCTCGAGCCAGATCAGCGGTGACGCACTAATGGTCAACCTTGCCGGGCGCCAGCGCATGCTGTCGCAGCGGATTGCCAAGACTGCCCTGCAAGTGGAGCGTCGGATGGTCGAGGTAAAGCCGTTCGTCAACGAACTCGCCGAATTGCGACAGGCTTCTGCCGTCTTTAATCGAACGCTAATTGCTTTCTCCCAGGGCGGTACCACTCTCAGCGGTGCTGGTGATGAAGTCACGCTGGCCAGGATTGATGACGATCAGGTGCAAGCGATCCTGGTCCAGGCCAGCGCAAGCTGGAGCCCCTTGGTGGCATCGATCGGCTCGCTCTCTGATGAAAACCTGAGTCTTGAGCAGGCAGAGAAACTCGCGCGCTTGGCGGAAACTACCAACTTGCAGCTACTCAAGTTAATGAACGATCTGACCAACCGTGTCGAACAGGCCGCAGCCTCCAAGGCCACCACGCTGCGCATGGTCCAGGTCACCGGGATCTCGCTGGCAACCATCAACTTCGCCGTTATCCTCTTCCACTTCATCGGTCACCTGCGCCGTACTGACCGGGAACTGGAACGTGCGCGCAAGGAGACCGACGATATCCTGCGCACGACTCAGGAGGGACTCTTCCTGCTCGACCCCGAGTACAACGTCGGTTCACAGCGTTCGCTGGCGCTCAGCGGCATTCTAGGCATGGCCGTGCCGAGCGGGGGCAATTTCCTCGAGCTTTTGCGCACGGGCGTAGATTCGAAGACACTCGATACGGCTCGCGAATACCTTGACCTGCTGTTCAATCACGATGTCAAGGAGAAACTGGTCGCCAGCGTCAATCCGCTCAACTGTGTGCACTTGCTCGCTGGTCAGGGTTCGGGTGCTCCGGAAGCGCGCTACCTGCAGTTCTCTTTCAATCGTGTACGCGAAGGTGTCAAGGTGACCCACTTGCTGGTCACGGTCAACGACATCACCCGCCGCGTGCTGCTCGAGCAGGAACTCAAGGCGAGCGAGGATCGCGCACGCGGGCAGCTCGGCATGCTGGTCGAGATCATGGTGGTCGAACCGGCGGCGCTGCACCAGTTCCTCCGCACAGCGGTCGACGGGCTGCAGGCGATCAATGCGTTGCTGCGCGATCAAGCCGATCCCCCAGGAAGCCGGAACAACCAGGTCAACGCCATTTTCCGCCAAGCCCACCGGATCAAGGGTGACGCGGCCGCGCTCGGAATGAACAGCCTGGCCGGCACCTTCGACCAGCTCGAAGATCTCCTGTCGGCATTGCGCGAGCGGACCTCGGTGTCTGGAGAGGACTTTCTGCCCGTCGTTGTACAGATACGGGGATTGTTCGAACAGATCGAAACGATCCAGAACGCGATCGTGCGGATCTCGCAGGTTCGCGGAATCACGACCATCGAAGACGCGCGTCCGCAACACGACCCGGTCGTCGGCAGGCTTCCTTTCGTCCAGCGCTGGTACGACTTTGCCGGGCAGATTGCCGCTCGCCACGGCAATAGGGCCGAGGTCAGCTACAGCGGAATCGACATCGGTACGCTGCCTCTGCCCCTGAGTGACACCATCCAGACGATCATCCATCAATTCCTTCGGAATGCCGTGGTGCACGGAATCGAACCCCCTGCTGAGCGCAAGGCGATCGGCAAGCCGGAATCCGGCAGAATCTCGATCTACATATCGCAGAGCGAAGACGGATCGATCGAACTGAGTTTCCGTGATGACGGCCGCGGCCTTTCGGTTGATCGAATCCGCAAAGCTGCCGTTGCCCAGGGCCGTTTGTCTGCCGAGGAGGCAGAGACCTGGGACTATCGCCGCATCGTCGGTCTGATTTTCGAGCCCGGAATGAGCTCGCAGGAGGTCGTAGATACTGACGCTGGACGTGGCGCCGGACTAGACGCCGTGCGGGATCTCGTCTCCCGTTTCGGCGGGCATATCCGCATCGGTTCGACGCCCAACGAGTACTGCCATTTTCGCATCCGCCTGACGCCTCATCCGGTTGGCAAATCACCACTGACTTCTGGGAGTGGGGGCACGCCATGA
- a CDS encoding response regulator, whose amino-acid sequence MKRLLIVDDSNIIRSKIARCLGEYGLEIAGLAANGRDALLRFQATPCDLVTMDLTMPQMDGIECIRALRALDPKVHILVVSALADKATAIQALKEGAQGFLCKPFSESELTEAIGELLSDDSND is encoded by the coding sequence ATGAAGCGACTGCTGATCGTCGATGATTCGAACATCATTCGCAGTAAAATCGCTCGCTGCCTCGGCGAATACGGCCTGGAAATTGCTGGCCTGGCCGCCAACGGCCGCGATGCGCTGCTGCGTTTCCAGGCGACACCTTGCGATCTCGTGACGATGGACTTGACGATGCCGCAAATGGACGGGATCGAATGCATCCGTGCACTGCGTGCGCTCGATCCCAAGGTGCACATCCTCGTCGTTTCGGCGCTGGCCGACAAGGCAACGGCAATTCAGGCGCTGAAGGAGGGAGCACAAGGCTTTCTCTGCAAACCATTCAGCGAGTCGGAGTTGACCGAGGCGATCGGCGAGCTGTTATCGGACGACAGCAATGACTGA
- a CDS encoding chemotaxis protein CheX — MTEAELRIFIDIVQHYFEQQTGRPAEMGTPFLGDQGTLPVLDFTGLIGISGNRHGCVYFTATAALLRQLLVHGGETDVSLRNLADLAGEIANTISGNARRMFGHEFIISVPDVITDPHQQIALPANVKAYVIPLSWQQEEAALVVSVV; from the coding sequence ATGACTGAAGCGGAACTGCGCATTTTTATCGACATCGTCCAGCACTACTTCGAACAGCAGACTGGACGCCCAGCAGAAATGGGCACGCCGTTCCTCGGTGATCAGGGCACCCTGCCGGTCCTCGACTTTACCGGACTCATCGGCATCTCCGGCAATCGCCACGGCTGCGTCTATTTCACCGCCACGGCAGCACTATTGAGGCAGTTGCTCGTACATGGCGGAGAAACCGACGTCTCGTTGCGAAACCTCGCCGATCTCGCCGGAGAAATCGCCAACACGATTTCTGGCAACGCACGCCGGATGTTCGGTCACGAATTCATCATCTCGGTGCCGGACGTCATTACAGATCCCCATCAGCAAATCGCACTGCCAGCAAACGTCAAGGCCTACGTCATACCACTGAGCTGGCAGCAAGAGGAGGCAGCCCTGGTTGTTAGCGTCGTCTGA
- a CDS encoding WG repeat-containing protein yields the protein MLTMVSLLALAGGNEPALFQIRQGDQIGLIDRSGKVIVPPEFREAPTIGDPLIRVRKGTRTAYYAHDGTLVIPPQEELTEPYTEGLAPALLKDEGSKRLWGYVDARGTVVIPPRFQAADVFSGGLARVGVANEWGELRYGYIDRSGKLVVAARYAKALSARDGIGRVETEGGLRAFDTLGRDITPEGVDFVGQSVEGMIRIWSARKQGFMDATGKVVVPPNFANASDFHEGMARVWSDGKFGFIDRSGRQVIATRFDSAEDFSDGLALVREGEKRKFIDKTGKTVLEATWERVSAFGDGLAAAKDGKLWGYVDKSGKWLITPRYSYARPFWNGLAAVTDGGRSLWIERRGTIVWQAQP from the coding sequence GTGCTGACGATGGTTTCCCTGCTAGCACTGGCCGGCGGGAACGAACCGGCCCTCTTTCAGATTCGCCAGGGCGACCAGATCGGCCTTATCGACCGCAGCGGCAAAGTGATCGTCCCGCCGGAGTTCCGGGAGGCACCCACCATCGGCGACCCCCTGATCCGCGTCCGCAAGGGGACGCGCACCGCGTACTATGCCCACGACGGGACCCTCGTCATTCCGCCCCAGGAGGAACTGACAGAACCCTACACCGAAGGGCTTGCTCCGGCGCTCCTCAAGGACGAGGGCAGCAAGCGGCTTTGGGGCTATGTGGATGCTCGCGGCACGGTGGTCATTCCGCCGCGCTTTCAGGCAGCGGATGTCTTCTCCGGTGGACTGGCCCGAGTGGGCGTTGCCAATGAGTGGGGCGAACTCCGCTACGGCTACATCGACCGCAGCGGCAAACTGGTGGTCGCCGCCCGTTACGCCAAGGCCCTTTCTGCCAGGGACGGTATCGGGCGGGTGGAAACGGAGGGCGGTCTACGTGCGTTCGACACCCTGGGCCGGGACATCACACCGGAGGGCGTCGATTTCGTCGGCCAATCGGTCGAGGGCATGATTCGCATCTGGTCGGCCCGCAAGCAGGGATTCATGGACGCCACGGGAAAAGTAGTGGTGCCGCCGAACTTTGCCAACGCCAGTGATTTTCACGAAGGCATGGCCCGCGTGTGGAGTGACGGCAAGTTCGGGTTCATCGACCGCAGTGGCCGCCAGGTGATCGCTACCCGCTTCGACAGCGCCGAGGACTTTTCCGACGGTCTCGCCCTCGTTCGGGAGGGGGAGAAGCGCAAATTCATCGACAAGACCGGAAAAACCGTCCTGGAGGCGACCTGGGAGCGGGTTTCCGCGTTCGGCGACGGATTGGCGGCGGCCAAGGACGGCAAGCTCTGGGGCTATGTGGACAAGAGCGGCAAGTGGCTCATCACCCCGCGCTATTCCTATGCACGGCCGTTCTGGAACGGCCTCGCCGCCGTCACCGACGGCGGCCGCAGCCTGTGGATTGAACGGCGCGGCACCATCGTCTGGCAGGCTCAACCTTGA
- a CDS encoding IS1182 family transposase — protein MSHFIVTDRKTDYLLPPSLDDWLNEDHLARFIVEVIDSLDLSKLTRQYAGRGSKAYHPATLLAILVYGYATGIFSSRRLEQATYDSVAFRYIAAGSHPDHDSLATFRRRFLEELSDLFVQVLEMAREMKLLKLGNVCLDGTKIQANASRHRALSHGHIEKLEAPLKAEVQELFALAEQADQAEVPDGVSLPEEIKRREDRLVAMAAAKAKIAARAEERDQREKAQYDEKRARRKAKEEETGRKWGGRVPKAPEPGVRDSDQINLTDEESRIMPVAGGGFEQAYNAQAAVDPATLLVVAVGVTQAPNDKEQVEPMLATLQAQADGLGSVHGMIADTGFYSEKNIKACEAAGIVPLIAVARDEHHPDWRERHSEPAALPEHATPVQAMSHRLKTRAGRALYALRKQTVEPVFGIIKSVMGFRQFSLRGWQKVTGEWTLVCLAWNLKRMAKLRPQ, from the coding sequence ATGTCCCATTTCATCGTCACCGATCGCAAGACCGACTACCTGCTGCCGCCGTCACTCGACGATTGGTTGAACGAGGATCATTTGGCGCGATTCATTGTGGAGGTGATCGACTCGCTTGATTTGTCGAAGCTGACGCGGCAGTACGCTGGACGGGGATCGAAGGCGTACCATCCGGCGACGCTGCTGGCCATTCTGGTCTATGGCTACGCGACGGGTATTTTCTCCAGCCGCAGGCTGGAGCAGGCGACCTACGATTCGGTCGCCTTTCGCTACATTGCCGCCGGCAGCCATCCCGATCACGACAGCCTGGCGACGTTCCGCCGGCGTTTTCTGGAGGAACTGAGCGACTTGTTCGTGCAGGTTCTGGAGATGGCCCGGGAGATGAAGCTGCTCAAACTGGGCAATGTCTGTCTTGACGGCACGAAGATTCAGGCCAACGCCTCCCGCCACCGTGCGCTTTCGCACGGCCACATCGAAAAGCTGGAAGCGCCACTCAAGGCGGAGGTGCAGGAACTGTTCGCGCTGGCCGAACAGGCGGATCAGGCGGAGGTTCCGGACGGCGTCAGCCTGCCGGAAGAAATCAAGCGCCGCGAAGATCGGCTGGTGGCGATGGCGGCGGCCAAGGCGAAGATTGCGGCGCGGGCCGAGGAGCGCGATCAGCGAGAGAAGGCGCAGTACGACGAGAAGAGGGCGCGGCGCAAGGCGAAAGAAGAAGAGACCGGCAGGAAGTGGGGGGGCAGAGTGCCCAAAGCCCCCGAGCCCGGCGTACGGGACAGTGACCAGATCAATCTGACCGACGAAGAATCGCGCATCATGCCGGTGGCCGGTGGCGGCTTCGAGCAGGCGTACAACGCCCAGGCGGCGGTTGATCCCGCGACCCTGCTGGTGGTGGCGGTCGGCGTGACGCAAGCCCCCAACGACAAGGAGCAGGTCGAGCCGATGCTGGCGACGCTCCAGGCGCAGGCCGATGGGCTGGGTTCCGTGCACGGGATGATCGCCGACACGGGCTTCTACAGCGAGAAGAACATCAAGGCGTGCGAGGCGGCCGGCATCGTCCCCTTGATCGCGGTGGCGCGCGACGAGCACCATCCTGACTGGCGGGAGCGGCATAGCGAACCGGCCGCGCTACCGGAGCATGCGACACCCGTGCAGGCCATGTCGCATCGTTTGAAGACCAGAGCGGGGCGAGCGCTCTATGCGTTGCGCAAGCAGACCGTCGAGCCGGTCTTCGGCATCATCAAGTCGGTCATGGGCTTTCGCCAGTTTTCCTTGCGGGGTTGGCAGAAGGTCACCGGGGAATGGACGCTGGTCTGCCTGGCGTGGAATTTGAAGCGCATGGCCAAGTTGCGCCCGCAGTAG